A region of Lycium barbarum isolate Lr01 chromosome 1, ASM1917538v2, whole genome shotgun sequence DNA encodes the following proteins:
- the LOC132634725 gene encoding putative pentatricopeptide repeat-containing protein At5g52630 isoform X2, protein MSYPLVQETASHFPKPSLNPQTQNIHNFELKFRAICNNLLSLTQSSSLPKGLSLHAHIIKSGIQIIPLVSHHLINFYSKLQLPLHSTQVFHETPFKSSTTWSSLISSLAQNEQPVLALSYFREMLRNGVRPDDHIFPCATKACGILGDYRIGQSIHGFALKIGFEFDVFVGSSLVDMYAKCGRIEIAREVFDEMPDRNVVTWSGMIYGYAQMGEDEEALRLFKLALSEGLDVNDFTFSSVIRVCGNSTLLELGKQIHGLCLKTSYDSSSFIGSALVSLYSKCGLVEGAYRVFDEVPVGNLGMWNAMLIACAQHGHTKKVFGLFKEMESVGMKPNFITFLCVLYACSHAGLVPEGKFYFDLMKKHGVEPGDQHYASLVDCLGRAGKLQEAVQVIERMPMQPTESVWGALLTGCRIHKNTELAAYVADRVFELGPVSSGVHVLLSNAYAAAGRYQEAAKARKVLRDRGVKKETGLSWVEEGNKLHTFAAGDRCHSKSKEIYEKLDELGDYMEQAGYVADTNYVLQQVAGHEKSETISLPCMYRCKDLVKLLVS, encoded by the exons ATGAGCTACCCACTTGTTCAAGAAACAGCTTCCCATTTCCCAAAACCCTCACTAAACCCACAAACACAAAACATCCACAATTTCGAGCTCAAATTCAGAGCCATATGCAACAATCTCTTATCCCTAACCCAATCTAGTTCCTTACCCAAAGGTCTCTCTTTACACGCTCACATAATCAAATCAGGCATTCAAATAATCCCACTTGTTTCCCACCACTTAATCAACTTCTACTCAAAACTCCAACTCCCACTTCATTCCACACAAGTCTTCCATGAAACACCTTTCAAGTCTTCAACTACTTGGAGTTCACTTATCTCTTCACTTGCCCAAAACGAACAACCCGTTCTTGCTTTAAGTTATTTTCGCGAAATGTTGCGTAATGGGGTTAGGCCTGATGATCATATTTTCCCTTGTGCAACCAAAGCGTGTGGGATTCTTGGTGATTATCGTATCGGGCAATCCATTCATGGGTTTGCTTTGAAAATTGGGTTTGAGTTTGATGTGTTTGTAGGGAGTTCTTTGGTGGATATGTATGCGAAATGTGGGAGGATTGAGATTGCTCGTGaagtgtttgatgaaatgcctgaCAGAAATGTGGTTACTTGGAGTGGAATGATATACGGCTATGCTCAAATGGGTGAGGATGAGGAAGCTTTGAGGCTTTTTAAACTTGCTTTAAGTGAAGGTTTGGATGTAAATGACTTTACCTTTTCGAGTGTGATTCGTGTGTGTGGGAATTCCACGTTACttgaattagggaagcagatacaCGGCTTGTGCTTGAAAACTAGCTATGATTCATCGAGTTTTATTGGGAGTGCGTTGGTATCTTTGTACTCCAAGTGTGGTCTTGTTGAAGGTGCTTATCGTGTTTTTGATGAGGTTCCGGTTGGGAATTTAGGGATGTGGAACGCGATGTTGATCGCTTGTGCTCAGCACGGGCACACAAAAAAGGTATTTGGGTTGTTTAAGGAAATGGAGAGTGTTGGAATGAAGCCGAATTTCATTACCTTTTTATGTGTGCTATATGCTTGTAGCCATGCTGGGCTGGTTCCAGAAGGGAAATTTTACTTTGATTTAATGAAGAAGCATGGAGTTGAGCCTGGAGATCAACATTATGCTTCCCTTGTCGACTGTCTTGGCCGAGCTGGAAAATTACAAGAGGCGGTTCAAGTTATTGAGAGGATGCCAATGCAACCGACAGAATCTGTTTGGGGAGCTTTGTTGACTGGCTGTAGAATCCACAAGAACACTGAATTGGCAGCTTATGTGGCCGACAGGGTCTTTGAGTTAGGTCCTGTTAGCTCAGGTGTACACGTTCTACTGTCCAACGCATATGCTGCTGCTGGTAGATATCAAGAGGCTGCCAAAGCTAGAAAAGTGCTTagagacagaggtgtgaaaaagGAAACTGGTTTGAGTTGGGTTGAGGAAGGAAATAAACTACACACATTTGCTGCTGGAGATAGGTGTCACTCAAAGTCTAAGGAGATATATGAAAAGTTGGATGAATTAGGTGATTACATGGAGCAAGCTGGGTATGTTGCAGACACAAATTATGTGTTGCAACAGGTTGCTGGCCATGAAAAGAGTGAGACTATCAG TCTGCCATGCATGTACCGCTGTAAGGATCTAGTAAAATTGCTGGTCTCATGA
- the LOC132634725 gene encoding putative pentatricopeptide repeat-containing protein At5g52630 isoform X1, whose protein sequence is MSYPLVQETASHFPKPSLNPQTQNIHNFELKFRAICNNLLSLTQSSSLPKGLSLHAHIIKSGIQIIPLVSHHLINFYSKLQLPLHSTQVFHETPFKSSTTWSSLISSLAQNEQPVLALSYFREMLRNGVRPDDHIFPCATKACGILGDYRIGQSIHGFALKIGFEFDVFVGSSLVDMYAKCGRIEIAREVFDEMPDRNVVTWSGMIYGYAQMGEDEEALRLFKLALSEGLDVNDFTFSSVIRVCGNSTLLELGKQIHGLCLKTSYDSSSFIGSALVSLYSKCGLVEGAYRVFDEVPVGNLGMWNAMLIACAQHGHTKKVFGLFKEMESVGMKPNFITFLCVLYACSHAGLVPEGKFYFDLMKKHGVEPGDQHYASLVDCLGRAGKLQEAVQVIERMPMQPTESVWGALLTGCRIHKNTELAAYVADRVFELGPVSSGVHVLLSNAYAAAGRYQEAAKARKVLRDRGVKKETGLSWVEEGNKLHTFAAGDRCHSKSKEIYEKLDELGDYMEQAGYVADTNYVLQQVAGHEKSETIRYHSERLAIAFALVTFPPERPIRVMKNLRVCGDCHNAIKIISKCTQRVIIVRDNNRFHRFEDGKCSCGDYW, encoded by the coding sequence ATGAGCTACCCACTTGTTCAAGAAACAGCTTCCCATTTCCCAAAACCCTCACTAAACCCACAAACACAAAACATCCACAATTTCGAGCTCAAATTCAGAGCCATATGCAACAATCTCTTATCCCTAACCCAATCTAGTTCCTTACCCAAAGGTCTCTCTTTACACGCTCACATAATCAAATCAGGCATTCAAATAATCCCACTTGTTTCCCACCACTTAATCAACTTCTACTCAAAACTCCAACTCCCACTTCATTCCACACAAGTCTTCCATGAAACACCTTTCAAGTCTTCAACTACTTGGAGTTCACTTATCTCTTCACTTGCCCAAAACGAACAACCCGTTCTTGCTTTAAGTTATTTTCGCGAAATGTTGCGTAATGGGGTTAGGCCTGATGATCATATTTTCCCTTGTGCAACCAAAGCGTGTGGGATTCTTGGTGATTATCGTATCGGGCAATCCATTCATGGGTTTGCTTTGAAAATTGGGTTTGAGTTTGATGTGTTTGTAGGGAGTTCTTTGGTGGATATGTATGCGAAATGTGGGAGGATTGAGATTGCTCGTGaagtgtttgatgaaatgcctgaCAGAAATGTGGTTACTTGGAGTGGAATGATATACGGCTATGCTCAAATGGGTGAGGATGAGGAAGCTTTGAGGCTTTTTAAACTTGCTTTAAGTGAAGGTTTGGATGTAAATGACTTTACCTTTTCGAGTGTGATTCGTGTGTGTGGGAATTCCACGTTACttgaattagggaagcagatacaCGGCTTGTGCTTGAAAACTAGCTATGATTCATCGAGTTTTATTGGGAGTGCGTTGGTATCTTTGTACTCCAAGTGTGGTCTTGTTGAAGGTGCTTATCGTGTTTTTGATGAGGTTCCGGTTGGGAATTTAGGGATGTGGAACGCGATGTTGATCGCTTGTGCTCAGCACGGGCACACAAAAAAGGTATTTGGGTTGTTTAAGGAAATGGAGAGTGTTGGAATGAAGCCGAATTTCATTACCTTTTTATGTGTGCTATATGCTTGTAGCCATGCTGGGCTGGTTCCAGAAGGGAAATTTTACTTTGATTTAATGAAGAAGCATGGAGTTGAGCCTGGAGATCAACATTATGCTTCCCTTGTCGACTGTCTTGGCCGAGCTGGAAAATTACAAGAGGCGGTTCAAGTTATTGAGAGGATGCCAATGCAACCGACAGAATCTGTTTGGGGAGCTTTGTTGACTGGCTGTAGAATCCACAAGAACACTGAATTGGCAGCTTATGTGGCCGACAGGGTCTTTGAGTTAGGTCCTGTTAGCTCAGGTGTACACGTTCTACTGTCCAACGCATATGCTGCTGCTGGTAGATATCAAGAGGCTGCCAAAGCTAGAAAAGTGCTTagagacagaggtgtgaaaaagGAAACTGGTTTGAGTTGGGTTGAGGAAGGAAATAAACTACACACATTTGCTGCTGGAGATAGGTGTCACTCAAAGTCTAAGGAGATATATGAAAAGTTGGATGAATTAGGTGATTACATGGAGCAAGCTGGGTATGTTGCAGACACAAATTATGTGTTGCAACAGGTTGCTGGCCATGAAAAGAGTGAGACTATCAGGTATCACAGCGAAAGGTTAGCCATTGCTTTTGCGCTTGTCACCTTTCCACCCGAAAGGCCTATTAGAGTTATGAAAAACTTGCGTGTATGTGGCGATTGTCACAATGCAATAAAGATTATTTCGAAGTGCACCCAAAGAGTAATTATAGTGAGGGATAACAATCGATTTCATCGCTTTGAGGATGGGAAATGCTCGTGTGGCGACTATTGGTGA